The following are from one region of the Geoalkalibacter subterraneus genome:
- a CDS encoding HyaD/HybD family hydrogenase maturation endopeptidase, with translation MSAAVAATGRAPVLVMAVGNILRRDDGFADAVLKALEGEDLPAGVELFDAGTSIIELMDVFQDRDKLIVIDAIDGGGSPGTLYRFSPQEVDSEAVALHDIHQVGLLETLKLGELIDCTPGEAVVIGVQPRELGLGIGLSPELIDAVPKAVELIRKEIALSF, from the coding sequence ATGAGCGCCGCCGTCGCTGCAACGGGCCGAGCCCCCGTGCTGGTGATGGCGGTGGGCAATATCCTGCGCCGCGATGATGGCTTCGCCGACGCTGTTCTCAAGGCGCTTGAAGGCGAAGATCTGCCGGCTGGCGTTGAGTTGTTCGATGCCGGCACCTCCATTATCGAGTTGATGGACGTTTTTCAGGATCGAGACAAGCTGATCGTGATTGATGCCATCGACGGTGGCGGCAGCCCCGGCACTCTTTACCGCTTCAGCCCGCAGGAGGTCGACTCCGAGGCCGTGGCTCTGCATGACATTCATCAGGTCGGCCTGCTTGAAACACTCAAGCTCGGCGAGCTGATCGACTGTACTCCCGGCGAGGCGGTGGTCATCGGTGTCCAGCCCAGGGAGCTCGGACTCGGTATCGGGCTGAGTCCCGAACTGATCGATGCGGTCCCCAAAGCGGTCGAGCTGATCAGAAAAGAAATCGCTCTGTCATTTTAA
- a CDS encoding nickel-dependent hydrogenase large subunit: MGKIVIDPLTRIEGHLKVEAVLEGGVVKEAKSSGMLYRGLENVLTGRDPRDAARIMQRICGVCPTSHGLTACFALDEAYGVNGSIPLNGRVMRNLIQGANFVQSHILHFYQLAALDYVDVTAVADYNGSDPTLKKVREFIDRGHLGPFMPRYEGDYRLSKEENRAAVAHYVEALNLRRLAHEATAVFGGKMPHNMSIVPGGVTAQASVDKVANFMWKIEQLLDFIDTRYLPDVLMVAERYPDYFTIGGGTTNMMSFGVFDLDSKSDLTQRRRWIPQGIVRSDLKLEHLDPGRITEEVENSWYRDTGPVHPYDGSTVADRDKAGAYSWCKSPRYAGDVMEVGPLARMLASYAGGDREVRELVDGVLGKFNAGPQALYSVLGRHAARAIECKLVAEKLKQWVLELQPGQPVCADYPLEVTNRGMGLHEAPRGALGHWIDVEGGRTRNYQAVVPTTWNAGPMDGKGVPGPMEQALIGTKVRDEENPFELVRIVRSYDPCLSCAVHVVSPKGRDLGRFVVGPE; encoded by the coding sequence CGTCATCGATCCGTTGACCCGAATCGAGGGCCATCTCAAGGTTGAGGCGGTGCTGGAGGGCGGAGTCGTCAAGGAAGCCAAAAGCTCGGGCATGCTGTATCGCGGGCTGGAAAATGTTCTGACCGGCCGTGATCCCCGCGACGCCGCCCGCATCATGCAGCGTATCTGCGGGGTGTGCCCCACCTCGCACGGGCTGACGGCCTGCTTCGCGCTGGATGAAGCCTACGGCGTCAACGGCAGCATCCCTCTGAACGGACGCGTGATGCGCAACCTGATCCAGGGCGCCAATTTCGTTCAGTCTCACATCCTGCATTTCTACCAACTGGCGGCGCTGGACTATGTCGATGTCACCGCGGTGGCGGACTATAACGGCTCAGATCCGACCCTCAAGAAAGTCCGTGAGTTTATCGATCGTGGCCATCTCGGGCCGTTCATGCCCCGTTACGAGGGGGACTACCGCCTCTCCAAGGAAGAAAACCGCGCGGCGGTGGCCCATTACGTGGAAGCTCTCAACCTGCGCCGCCTGGCCCACGAAGCGACCGCGGTGTTCGGCGGCAAGATGCCGCACAACATGTCGATTGTGCCCGGCGGGGTCACTGCACAGGCCAGCGTCGACAAAGTGGCCAACTTCATGTGGAAGATCGAACAGCTGCTTGATTTCATCGACACCCGCTATCTGCCCGACGTCCTGATGGTGGCGGAGCGCTATCCCGATTACTTCACCATCGGCGGCGGAACCACCAACATGATGTCTTTCGGTGTGTTCGATCTGGACAGCAAATCGGACCTCACTCAGCGGCGCCGCTGGATTCCGCAGGGCATTGTCCGCTCCGATCTCAAACTCGAGCATCTCGATCCCGGCAGGATCACCGAAGAGGTGGAGAACAGCTGGTACCGCGACACCGGGCCGGTGCATCCCTACGACGGCAGCACCGTGGCCGATCGCGACAAGGCTGGCGCCTACAGCTGGTGCAAGTCACCGCGTTACGCGGGTGACGTGATGGAGGTCGGTCCGCTGGCCCGTATGCTGGCAAGCTATGCCGGCGGCGACCGCGAAGTGCGGGAGCTGGTCGACGGCGTGCTTGGTAAATTCAATGCCGGTCCGCAGGCTCTGTATTCGGTCCTTGGACGTCATGCGGCACGCGCCATCGAATGCAAGCTGGTGGCGGAGAAACTCAAGCAATGGGTGCTCGAACTGCAGCCCGGCCAGCCGGTCTGTGCCGATTATCCCCTCGAAGTGACCAATCGCGGCATGGGGCTGCACGAAGCGCCCCGTGGAGCGCTGGGGCACTGGATCGATGTGGAGGGGGGCCGCACCCGCAACTACCAGGCCGTGGTTCCCACCACCTGGAATGCCGGCCCCATGGACGGCAAGGGCGTTCCGGGGCCGATGGAGCAGGCTCTGATCGGCACCAAGGTGCGCGACGAAGAGAACCCCTTTGAGCTGGTGCGGATCGTGCGCTCCTACGACCCCTGCCTGTCCTGCGCGGTCCACGTGGTTTCTCCCAAGGGGCGCGACCTCGGCCGCTTCGTGGTGGGGCCCGAATGA
- the nrfD gene encoding NrfD/PsrC family molybdoenzyme membrane anchor subunit: MSSEAAPLHHKFFTFNVFVLISFMAFGVFFAYFRFFEGFESVTNLNPAYPFGLWIGFDVACGVALAAGGFTTAAIVEIFGRDQYHSLVRPAILTAFIGYFLVGLAVFFDLGKYWNIWHALVYWNGTSVMFEVAWCVMLYLTVLGIENVPVVVEQYKDNVNLPGPLARLNGVVNWFLHRADWFCNRTLVFFVIAGVVLSFGHQSSLGTMMLIAPYKLHELWYTPMSPLLFLTSAVSVGIPMVIFEGTLATKFFNRKPETELLSRFARYIPLFLGTYLLLRVGDLAYRGVLPSAFDGSLEGNAFLLEFALFAVPYFMLKQRRVRKNARLLFLCSLSVISAVVLNRFNVFIIGMDMGPEWNYFPSVGEFGVTFAFVAFGVLLYKIGVNYLPILEEQH, encoded by the coding sequence ATGAGTTCTGAAGCCGCACCCTTGCATCATAAATTTTTTACGTTCAATGTCTTTGTCCTGATTTCTTTCATGGCTTTCGGAGTGTTTTTCGCCTATTTCCGCTTTTTCGAAGGTTTTGAGTCGGTGACTAATCTCAACCCGGCCTATCCCTTCGGTCTCTGGATCGGTTTTGACGTCGCCTGCGGCGTCGCCCTGGCAGCCGGGGGGTTCACGACCGCCGCCATCGTCGAGATTTTCGGTCGCGACCAGTACCATTCGCTGGTGCGCCCTGCGATCCTGACGGCTTTTATCGGCTACTTTCTGGTCGGTCTGGCGGTTTTTTTCGATCTCGGCAAGTATTGGAACATCTGGCATGCACTGGTTTACTGGAACGGCACCTCAGTCATGTTCGAGGTGGCCTGGTGCGTTATGCTTTATTTGACCGTGCTCGGCATTGAAAACGTCCCCGTTGTAGTTGAGCAGTACAAGGACAACGTCAACCTGCCGGGTCCGCTGGCCCGTCTCAACGGCGTGGTGAACTGGTTTCTGCACCGCGCCGACTGGTTCTGCAACCGCACTCTGGTCTTTTTCGTCATCGCCGGGGTGGTTCTCTCCTTCGGCCACCAGTCGTCGCTGGGCACCATGATGCTTATCGCTCCCTACAAGCTGCATGAACTCTGGTACACGCCCATGTCGCCGCTGCTGTTTCTCACCTCAGCGGTCAGCGTCGGCATCCCCATGGTCATTTTCGAGGGGACGCTTGCCACCAAATTCTTCAATCGCAAGCCGGAGACGGAACTGCTGTCGCGTTTCGCACGCTACATCCCGTTGTTCCTGGGTACCTACCTGCTGCTGCGGGTCGGTGACCTGGCCTACCGTGGCGTGCTGCCCAGCGCCTTCGACGGCAGCCTTGAAGGCAATGCTTTTCTGCTTGAATTCGCGCTGTTTGCCGTGCCCTATTTCATGCTCAAGCAGCGAAGGGTCCGCAAAAATGCCCGTCTGCTCTTTCTCTGCTCTCTCTCGGTGATCAGTGCGGTGGTGCTCAATCGCTTCAATGTCTTTATTATCGGGATGGATATGGGCCCGGAATGGAACTACTTCCCCTCGGTGGGCGAATTCGGAGTGACTTTCGCTTTCGTGGCTTTCGGAGTTCTGCTTTACAAGATCGGCGTCAACTATCTGCCGATTCTGGAGGAGCAGCACTGA
- a CDS encoding hydrogenase small subunit gives MAISRRRFLKFSAGTAAALGVNIFDNPLLSKAFASAIKETPVIWFASGACSGCSVSLLNALSPRIQDVLLDQVVPGHHVNLAFHPTVMAAAGDQAMNAMYEAEEKSFILVVEGSVITEDPRMCEVGESHGHGIEGTTHIERLGNKAQAVIAVGSCAAFGGVPAGGSNPSGSMGVAEFFKKKGVATPVINLPGCAIHPDWFISTLATYLLAGPEAIEVDTHGRPKAIYSKLIHDNCPLRGHFDAGRFAEKFGDPGCVYKLGCKGPITRANCPEKPFNSGTNWCIGNNHPCNGCAEPGYPFDDSMWAPEPIHEATPPATYPPIYTDRKQDLDWTPGYTALAGLAAGAVGMKALGKGKDDSERDQDKKE, from the coding sequence ATGGCTATTTCGCGACGTAGATTTTTGAAGTTCTCCGCCGGCACTGCCGCGGCGCTGGGAGTCAATATCTTCGACAACCCGCTTCTGAGCAAAGCCTTCGCCAGCGCCATCAAGGAAACGCCGGTGATCTGGTTCGCCTCCGGCGCCTGTTCGGGGTGTTCCGTGTCGCTGCTCAATGCATTGTCGCCCCGCATTCAGGATGTGCTGCTCGACCAGGTGGTGCCCGGGCATCACGTCAACCTGGCTTTTCATCCGACGGTCATGGCCGCTGCCGGCGACCAGGCCATGAACGCCATGTACGAGGCAGAGGAAAAATCCTTCATCCTGGTGGTGGAGGGCTCGGTGATTACCGAAGACCCTCGCATGTGCGAGGTGGGCGAGAGCCACGGTCACGGCATCGAAGGCACCACCCACATCGAGCGGCTGGGGAACAAAGCGCAGGCCGTCATTGCGGTCGGCTCCTGTGCTGCTTTCGGCGGTGTTCCCGCGGGTGGATCCAATCCCAGCGGATCCATGGGCGTGGCCGAATTCTTCAAGAAGAAGGGCGTTGCCACGCCGGTCATCAACCTGCCGGGCTGTGCGATCCATCCCGACTGGTTCATCTCCACCCTGGCCACCTACCTGCTGGCAGGCCCCGAAGCGATCGAAGTCGATACTCACGGGCGGCCGAAGGCGATCTACAGCAAGCTGATTCACGACAATTGTCCGCTGCGCGGGCATTTCGACGCCGGCCGTTTCGCGGAGAAGTTCGGTGACCCGGGCTGCGTGTACAAACTCGGCTGCAAAGGGCCGATCACGCGTGCCAATTGCCCGGAAAAGCCGTTCAATTCCGGCACCAACTGGTGCATCGGCAACAACCATCCCTGTAATGGCTGCGCCGAACCCGGCTATCCCTTCGATGACAGCATGTGGGCGCCGGAGCCGATTCACGAGGCGACTCCTCCGGCCACCTATCCGCCGATCTATACGGATCGAAAACAGGATCTTGACTGGACCCCGGGCTATACGGCGCTGGCCGGTCTCGCCGCGGGGGCCGTCGGGATGAAGGCGCTGGGCAAGGGGAAGGACGATTCTGAACGGGATCAGGATAAAAAGGAGTAG
- a CDS encoding methyl-accepting chemotaxis protein, producing MSIKYKQLLIIVTSVALPLLVALALTSFFSRQTQEIADVQAERLVDADLDHLLEGTIDLLDLYLTAKKEQRNTAVKSYLRAIADDLHHRVAQTYDALPADEVEEALREVVLAPQIAESGYAFGMNSDGVLTIHPQSEGKDLSGSAHIDTMRELKEGFITYHAVTAKRDKAVYYRYFEPLDLIIAPGVFVDELEALYDKVGEAREWNRLVERMESISIGDGGYFWALSAAGENRGKYMISPGGSKTGVNGWGLRDADGVAYIQEIVEKGKAAGKEPVDLSFRFDNTRTGEAEQMMVHALYFEPLDWVIGVSVPFSQIQMASTMIAGSFNRMNTFIAAGAAVLMLLGGLFAWWSARRTVAPIEQVMDMVRDIERGHLKQRLNLSRKDELGEMGRIMDELADNLQHEIVEPLNKLAEGNLDFEAVPRDDEDVIRGALKKLGTDLNDLVRQVQSAGDQIATGAGEVADSSQALSQGATEQASSLEEISASVNQMAGQTQQSAENAGQADALAGEARKAAEKGSHQMAAMVAAMGEISQAGSDIGKILKTIDEIAFQTNLLALNAAVEAARAGQHGKGFAVVAEEVRNLAARSARAASETADLIEGTVSKTARGTEIAEQTESALKEIVLGVDKVSDLVAEISAAAKEQAEGIGQVNTGLGQIDQVTQQNTASAEQSAAAAEELSSQAAYLRQLLQRFRLKDDVSVRLIS from the coding sequence GTGTCTATCAAATACAAACAGCTATTGATCATCGTGACCAGTGTTGCACTGCCGCTTCTGGTGGCATTGGCGCTGACCAGCTTTTTCAGCCGGCAGACTCAGGAAATTGCGGACGTACAGGCAGAAAGGCTGGTCGATGCGGATCTGGATCATCTGCTGGAGGGAACCATCGATCTGCTCGATCTTTACCTCACTGCCAAGAAGGAGCAGCGCAACACCGCGGTGAAAAGCTATCTGCGGGCCATCGCCGATGATCTCCACCACCGCGTGGCACAGACATACGACGCGCTGCCGGCCGATGAGGTCGAAGAGGCGTTGCGGGAGGTGGTGCTGGCTCCGCAAATTGCCGAAAGCGGCTATGCCTTCGGCATGAACAGCGACGGGGTGCTCACCATTCATCCCCAAAGCGAAGGAAAGGACCTTTCCGGTTCTGCTCATATCGACACCATGCGTGAGCTCAAAGAGGGCTTTATTACCTACCATGCGGTGACCGCCAAAAGGGACAAAGCCGTCTATTACCGCTATTTCGAACCTCTTGACCTGATCATCGCACCCGGGGTGTTCGTCGATGAACTCGAAGCCCTTTATGACAAAGTGGGTGAAGCTCGGGAATGGAACAGGCTCGTTGAACGCATGGAGTCGATCTCGATTGGTGACGGCGGATATTTCTGGGCCCTGAGTGCGGCTGGAGAGAACCGCGGAAAGTACATGATCTCTCCCGGGGGCAGCAAAACGGGTGTCAATGGCTGGGGGCTGCGAGATGCCGATGGAGTGGCGTATATCCAGGAAATTGTCGAGAAGGGAAAAGCAGCTGGAAAAGAACCTGTCGACCTGAGTTTTCGTTTCGACAATACGCGCACCGGCGAGGCGGAGCAGATGATGGTACACGCGCTCTACTTCGAACCGCTGGACTGGGTGATTGGTGTCAGCGTGCCGTTCTCTCAGATTCAGATGGCAAGCACGATGATCGCCGGCTCCTTCAACCGCATGAATACGTTTATTGCCGCGGGTGCTGCTGTGCTGATGCTGCTGGGTGGACTTTTTGCCTGGTGGTCTGCCCGCCGCACCGTGGCGCCCATCGAGCAGGTCATGGATATGGTGCGCGACATCGAGCGCGGCCACCTCAAGCAACGTCTCAATCTCTCGCGCAAGGACGAGCTGGGCGAGATGGGGCGGATCATGGATGAGCTGGCTGACAACCTGCAACATGAAATTGTCGAGCCGCTCAACAAGCTTGCGGAGGGCAATCTGGATTTTGAAGCCGTTCCCCGTGACGATGAAGATGTGATTCGGGGCGCTCTTAAAAAGCTGGGGACGGATCTCAACGATCTGGTGCGGCAGGTTCAGAGCGCGGGAGATCAGATCGCAACCGGCGCCGGCGAAGTGGCCGACTCAAGCCAGGCGTTGTCACAGGGCGCGACCGAGCAGGCCAGCAGCCTGGAGGAGATTTCCGCTTCGGTCAACCAGATGGCGGGACAGACCCAGCAGAGTGCAGAAAATGCCGGCCAGGCGGATGCGCTTGCCGGCGAAGCGCGCAAGGCCGCGGAAAAAGGTTCTCACCAGATGGCGGCTATGGTTGCCGCCATGGGGGAAATCAGCCAGGCCGGCAGCGATATCGGCAAAATTTTGAAGACCATTGACGAAATCGCTTTTCAGACCAATCTGTTGGCCCTCAATGCGGCGGTGGAAGCGGCGCGCGCCGGACAGCACGGCAAAGGTTTCGCAGTTGTCGCGGAGGAGGTGCGCAATCTGGCGGCACGCAGCGCCCGGGCGGCATCTGAAACGGCTGACCTGATCGAAGGAACGGTCAGCAAAACCGCGCGCGGCACCGAAATCGCGGAACAGACCGAATCCGCCCTGAAGGAGATTGTTCTCGGGGTGGACAAGGTATCCGACCTGGTGGCGGAGATTTCCGCCGCAGCCAAAGAACAGGCCGAAGGAATCGGACAGGTCAATACAGGGCTTGGTCAGATCGACCAGGTCACCCAGCAGAATACCGCCAGCGCCGAACAGTCTGCGGCGGCGGCCGAAGAGCTTTCCAGCCAGGCGGCTTATCTGCGACAACTCCTGCAGCGGTTCAGGCTGAAGGATGATGTTTCGGTACGATTGATCTCGTAA
- the hybA gene encoding hydrogenase 2 operon protein HybA, translated as MKIDRRKFLKLSAAAGGTAACSMASPAAAKGPKAPDPNWYGMLNDSTRCIGCKACQVACKKENKLEAESTLGEKRELGHEIYDSPRGLSADTYTVIKLHQDKVSGQSTFVKHQCLHCADPACASSCLVGAMKKQADGSVKYYKDICMGCRYCMVACPFSVPQFEWDRALPSITKCTLCSETRLKKGKQTACSEACPAGAITFGKRNDLLRIAKERIAKEPERYDENVYGEYEVGGTGVYYLTRKSVNFSALGLPDFGYRPVSDLTESIQHRIFQYFIPPIAVYGILGGIMYYNQRKKKNAGTEGGDNEF; from the coding sequence ATGAAAATCGATCGGAGAAAGTTCCTCAAACTCTCCGCGGCGGCCGGAGGAACAGCCGCCTGCAGCATGGCTTCTCCGGCAGCGGCGAAAGGGCCCAAGGCGCCCGACCCCAACTGGTACGGAATGCTGAATGATTCGACGCGCTGCATCGGCTGCAAAGCCTGCCAGGTGGCCTGTAAAAAAGAGAACAAGCTCGAGGCGGAATCCACCTTGGGCGAAAAAAGAGAGCTGGGCCACGAAATCTATGACTCGCCGCGTGGCCTTTCTGCTGACACCTACACCGTGATCAAACTACACCAGGATAAGGTGTCAGGGCAGTCGACCTTCGTCAAACATCAGTGTCTGCACTGCGCGGACCCGGCCTGTGCATCGTCCTGCCTCGTTGGCGCCATGAAGAAGCAGGCCGACGGTTCGGTCAAATACTACAAAGACATCTGCATGGGCTGTCGTTACTGCATGGTGGCCTGCCCCTTCAGTGTGCCCCAGTTCGAATGGGACCGGGCGCTTCCCTCGATCACCAAGTGCACCCTGTGCAGTGAAACGCGCCTCAAAAAGGGCAAGCAGACCGCCTGTTCCGAGGCCTGTCCGGCAGGGGCGATCACATTCGGCAAACGGAATGATCTGCTGCGTATCGCCAAGGAGCGCATTGCGAAAGAACCTGAGCGCTATGATGAAAACGTCTACGGCGAATATGAGGTCGGCGGTACCGGGGTCTATTATCTCACGCGCAAATCCGTGAATTTCTCTGCTCTGGGACTGCCCGATTTCGGCTATCGACCGGTGTCCGATCTGACCGAGAGTATTCAACACCGTATTTTCCAGTACTTTATCCCGCCCATCGCAGTCTATGGGATTCTCGGCGGTATCATGTACTACAACCAGCGCAAGAAGAAGAATGCCGGGACTGAAGGAGGCGATAATGAGTTCTGA